The following proteins are co-located in the Triticum aestivum cultivar Chinese Spring chromosome 1A, IWGSC CS RefSeq v2.1, whole genome shotgun sequence genome:
- the LOC123067360 gene encoding LOW QUALITY PROTEIN: DNA-directed RNA polymerase subunit beta''-like (The sequence of the model RefSeq protein was modified relative to this genomic sequence to represent the inferred CDS: inserted 2 bases in 2 codons; deleted 1 base in 1 codon; substituted 1 base at 1 genomic stop codon; added 425 bases not found in genome assembly) has product MAERANLVFHNKEIDGTGMKRLISRLIDHFGMGYTSHILDQLKTLGFHQATTTSISLGIEDLLTIPSKGWLVQDAEQQSFLLEKHYYYGAVHAVEKLRQSVEIWYATSEYLKQEMNSNFRITDPSNPVYLMSFSGARGNASQVHQLVGMRGLMSDPQGQMIDLPIQSNLREGLSLTEYIISCYGARKGVVDTAVRTADAGYLTRRLVEVVQHIIVRRRDCGTIRGISVSPQNGMTEKLLVQTLIGRVLADDIYIGSRCIAARNQDIGIGLVNRFITAFRAQPFRAQPIYIRTPFTCRSTSWICQLCYGRSPTHSDLVELGEAIGIIAGQSIGEPGTQLTLRTFHTGGVFTGGTADLVRSPSNGKXKFNENLVHPTRTRHGQPAFLCYIDLHVTIQSQDILYSVNIPSKSLILVQNDQYVKSEQVIAEIRAGTSTLHFKERVQKHIYSESDGEMHWSTDVYHAPEYQYGNLRRLPKTSHLWILSVSMCRSSIASFSLHKDQDQMNTYGKKDREILDYSTXGRIMSNGHWNFIYPSIFQDNSDLLAKKRRNRFVIPLQYHQEQEKELISCFGISIEIPLMGVLCRNTIFAYFDDPRYRKDKKGSGIVKFRYRTLEEEYRTRAEDSEEEYETLEDEYRTQEDEYEYETLEESKYGILEDEYEYETLEDEYGNPENEYRTLEKDSEEEYGSPESKYRTQEDEYGTIEEDSEDEYGNPGESAEEKYGTLEEDSEEDSEDEYESPEEDSILKKEGLIEHRGTKEFSLKYQKEVDRVFFILQELHILPRSSSLKILDNSIIGVDTQLTKNTRSRLGGLVRVKRKKSHTELKIFSGDIHFPEEADKILGGCLIPPERQKKDSKESKKRKNWVYVQRKKILKSKEKYFVSVRPTVAYEMDEGRNLATLFPQDLLQEENNLQIRLVNFISHENSKLTQRIYHTNSQFVRTCLVVNWEQEEKEKAGASLVEVRANDLIRDFLRIELVKSTISYTRKRYDRTSAGPIPHNRLDRANINSFYSKAKIESLSQHPEAIGTLLNRNKEYHFLMILSASNCSRIGLFKNSKHPNAIKEWNPRIPIREIFGPLGAIVASISHFSSSYYLLTHNKILLKKYLFVDNLKQTFQVLQELKYSLIDENKRISNFDSNIMLDPFLLNCHFVHHDSWEETSAIIHLGQFICENVCLFKSHIKKSGQIFIVNMNSFVIRAAKPYLATTGATVNGHYGEILYKGDRLVTFIYEKSRSSDITQGLPKVEQIFEACSIDSLSPNLERRIEDWNERIPRILGVPWGFLIGAELTIAQSRISLVNKIQKVYRSQGVQIHNRHIEIIIRQVTSKVRVSEDGMSNVFSPGELIGLLRAERAGRALDESIYYRAILLGITRASLNTQSFISEASFQETARVLAKAALXGRIDWLKGLKENVVLGGIIPVGTGFQKFVHRSPQDKNLYFEIKKKNLFASEMRDFLFLHTELVSSDSDVTNNFYET; this is encoded by the exons AGTACACCAATTAGTAGGTATGAGAGGATTAATGTCGGACCCTCAAGGACAAATGATTGATTTACCTATTCAAAGCAATTTACGCGAGGGACTTTCTTTGACAGAATATATAATTTCCTGCTATGGAGCCCGCAAAGGGGTTGTAGATACTGCTGTGCGAACAGCAGATGCTGGATATCTTACACGTAGACTTGTTGAAGTAGTTCAACATATTATTGTGCGTAGAAGAGATTGTGGTACTATCCGAGGTATTTCTGTAAGTCCTCAAAATGGGATGACGGAAAAACTTCTTGTCCAAACACTAATTGGTCGTGTATTAGCAGACGATATATATATCGGTTCACGATGCATTGCCGCGCGAAATCAAGATATTGGAATTGGATTAGTCAATCGATTCATAACTGCCTTTCGAGCACAACCATTTCGAGCACAACCAATATATATTAGAACCCCCTTTACTTGCCGAAGCACTTCTTGGATCTGTCAATTATGCTATGGCCGGAGTCCTACTCatagtgatctggtcgaattgGGAGAAGCCATAGGTATTATTGCAGGTCAATCAATTGGGGAGCCAGGGACTCAACTAACATTAAGAACTTTTCATACTGGCGGAGTATTCACAGGGGGTACTGCCGACCTTGTACGATCCCCTTCGAATGGAA TAAAATTCAATGAGAATTTGGTTCACCCCACACGTACCCGTCATGGGCAGCCTGCTTTTCTATGTTATATAGACTTGCATGTAACTATTCAGAGTCAAGATATTCTATATAGTGTGAATATTCCCTCAAAAAGCTTGATTCTAGTGCAAAATGATCAATATGTAAAATCCGAACAAGTAATT GCGGAGATTCGTGCCGGAACGTCCACTTTACATTTTAAAGAAAGGGTACAAAAGCATATTTATTCTGAATCAGACGGCGAAATGCACTGGAGTACTGATGTTTACCATGCGCCCGAATATCAATATGGTAATCTTCGCCGATTACCAAAAACAAGCCATTTATGGATATTGTCAGTAAGTATGTGCAGATCCAGTATAGCGTCTTTTTCACTCCACAAGGATCAAGATCAAATGAATACTTATGGTAAAAAAGATAGGGAAATTCTTGATTATTCAA TCGGTCGAATCATGTCCAATGGCCATTGGAATTTTATCTATCCTTCTATTTTTCAAGATAATTCAGATTTGTTGGCGAAAAAGCGAAGAAATAGGTTCGTCATTCCATTACAATATCATCAAGAACAAGAGAAAGAACTAATATCCTGTTTTGGGATTTCGATTGAAATCCCCCTTATGGGTGTTTTATGtagaaatactatttttgcttattttgacgatcCCCGATACAGAAAAGATAAAAAGGGTTCAGGAATTGTTAAATTTAGATATAGGACCCTAGAAGAAGAATATAGGACTCGAGCGGAAGACTCAGAAGAGGAATATGAGACCCTAGAAGACGAATACAGGACCCAAGAGGACGAATATGAATATGAAACCCTAGAAGAATCTAAATATGGAATCCTAGAAGACGAATACGAATATGAAACCCTAGAAGACGAATATGGGAACCCAGAGAACGAATATAGGACTTTAGAGAAAGACTCAGAAGAGGAATATGGGAGCCCAGAGAGCAAATATAGGACCCAAGAGGACGAATATGGAACTATAGAGGAAGACTCAGAAGACGAATATGGCAACCCCGGGGAAAGCGCAGAGGAAAAATATGGTACTTTAGAGGAAGACTCAGAAGAAGATTCAGAGGATGAATATGAGAGCCCAGAGGAAGATTCCATCTTAAAAAAAGAGGGTTTGATTGAGCATCGAGGAACAAAAGAATTTAGTCTAAAATACCAAAAAGAAGTAGATCGGGTTTTTTTCATTCTTCAAGAACTTCATATCTTGCCGAGATCTTCATCCCTAAAGATACTTGACAATAGTATTATTGGAGTggatacacaactcacaaaaaataCAAGAAGTCGACTAGGCGGACTGGTCCGAGTGAAGAGAAAAAAAAGCCATACGGAACTCAAAATATTTTCCGGAGATATTCATTTTCCTGAAGAGGCGGATAAGATATTAGGTGGCTGTTTGATACCGCCAGAAAGACAAAAAAAAGATTCTAAGgaatcaaaaaaaaggaaaaattggGTCTATGTTCAACGGAAAAAAATTCTCAAGAGCAAGGAAAAGTATTTTGTTTCCGTTCGCCCTACAGTGGCATATGAAATGGACGAAGGAAGAAATTTAGCAACACTTTTCCCGCAGGATCTCTTGCAAGAAGAAAATAACCTCCAAATTCGACTTGTCAATTTTATTTCTCATGAAAATAGCAAGTTAACTCAAAGAATTTATCACACAAATAGTCAATTTGTTAGAACTTGCTTAGTAGTGAATTgggaacaagaagaaaaagaaaaggctggTGCTTCCCTTGTTGAGGTAAGAGCAAATGATCTTATTCGCGATTTCCTAAGAATTGAGTTAGTCAAGTCCACTATTTCGTATACACGAAAAAGGTATGATAGGACAAGTGCAGGACCGATTCCCCATAATAGGTTAGATCGCGCCAATATCAATTCTTTTTATTCCAAGGCGAAGATTGAATCACTTAGCCAACATCCAGAAGCTATTGGCACTTTGTTGAATCGAAATAAagaataccactttttgatgattTTGTCGGCATCCAACTGTTCTCGAATTGGTTTATTCAAGAATTCAAAACATCCCAATGCGATAAAAGAATGGAATCCTAGAATTCCTATTCGAGAAATTTTTGGGCCCTTAGGCGCTATTGTAGCTAGTATATCGCATTTTTCTTCATCTTACTATTTACTAACGCATAATAAAATCCTGTTAAAAAAATATTTGTTCGTTGACAATTTAAAACAAACCTTCCAAGTACTTCAAGAACTTAAATACTCTTTAATAGATGAAAATAAAAGGATTTCTAATTTCGATAGTAACATAATGTTGGATCCATTCCTTTTGAATTGTCACTTTGTCCATCATGATTCTTGGGAAGAGACATCGGCAATAATTCACCTTGGACAATTTATTTGTGAAAATGTATGTCTATTTAAATCGCACATAAAAAAATCCGGTCAAATTTTCATTGTAAATATGAATTCCTTTGTTATAAGAGCAGCTAAACCTTATTTGGCCACTACAGGAGCAACTGTTAATGGTCATTATGGAGAAATCCTTTACAAGGGAGATAGGTTAGTTacgtttatatatgaaaaatcgaGATCTAGTGACATAACGCAAGGTCTTCCAAAAGTGGAACAAATCTTTGAAGCGTGTTCAATTGATTCATTATCCCCGAATCTCGAAAGGAGAATTGAGGATTGGAATGAGCGTATACCAAGAATTCTTGGGGTCCCTTGGGGATTCTTGATTGGAGCTGAGCTAACCATAGCCCAAAGTCGTATCTCTTTGGTTAATAAAATCCAAAAGGTTTATCGATCCCAAGGGGTACAGATCCATAATAGACATATAGAGATTATTATACGCCAAGTAACATCAAAAGTGCGGGTTTCCGAAGATGGAATGTCTAATGTTTTTTCGCCTGGGGAATTAATCGGACTATTGCGAGCGGAACGAGCAGGGCGAGCTTTGGATGAATCGATCTATTATCGGGCAATCTTATTGGGAATAACAAGGGCTTCCCTGAATACCCAAAGTTTCATATCTGAAGCAAGTTTTCAAGAAACTGCTCGAGTTTTAGCAAAAGCTGCCCTATGAGGTCGCATTGATTGGTTGAAAGGCTTGAAAGAAAACGTAGTTCTGGGGGGGATTATACCTGTTGGTACCGGATTCCAAAAATTTGTGCATCGTTCCCCACAAGACAAGAACCTTTATTTCGAAATAAAAAAAAAAAATCTATTCGCGTCGGAAATGAGAGATTTTTTGTTTCTCCATACAGAATTAGTTTCTTCAGATTCTGACGTAACAAACAATTTTTATGAGACATAA
- the LOC123067371 gene encoding ATP synthase subunit a, chloroplastic-like, with translation MCFLGFLNIRLILQVAELRKRWLNQKNSFFEVQFLSEDNMNIIPCSIKTLKGLYDISGVEVGQHFYWQIGGFQIHAQVLITSWVVITILLGSVVIAVRNPQTIPTDGQNFFEYVLEFIRDLNKTQIGEEYGPWVPFIGTMFLFIFVSNWSGALLPWKIIELPHGELAAPTNDINTTVALALLTSAAYFYAGLSKKGFSYFEKYIKPTPILLPINILEDFTKPLSLSFRLFGNILADELVVVVLVSLVPLVIPIPVMFLGLFTSGIQALIFATLVAAYIGESMEGHH, from the coding sequence ATGTGCTTTCTTGGTTTCCTAAATATAAGATTAATACTTCAAGTTGCTGAGTTGAGAAAGAGATGGTTGAATCAAAAGAATTCCTTTTTTGAAGTTCAATTTTTATCAGAGGACAATATGAATATTATACCTTGTTCCATTAAAACACTCAAGGGGTTATACGATATATCGGGTGTAGAAGTAGGCCAACACTTCTATTGGCAAATAGGAGGTTTCCAAATTCATGCCCAAGTACTCATCACTTCTTGGGTCGTAATTACTATCTTGCTAGGTTCAGTTGTCATAGCTGTTCGGAATCCACAAACCATCCCGACCGACGGTCAGAATTTTTTTGAATATGTCCTTGAGTTTATTCGAGACTTGAACAAAACTCAGATTGGAGAAGAATATGGTCCCTGGGTTCCCTTTATTGGAACTatgttcctttttatttttgtttcgaaTTGGTCGGGTGCTCTTTTACCTTGGAAAATTATAGAGTTACCCCATGGGGAATTAGCAGCGCCCACGAATGATATAAATACTACTGTTGCTTTAGCTTTACTCACGTCAGCGGCATATTTTTATGCTGGTCTTAGCAAAAAAGGATTCAGCTATTTCGAGAAATATATTAAACCAACTCCAATCCTTTTACCAATTAACATCCTAGAAGATTTCACAAAACCATTATCACTTAGCTTTCGACTTTTCGGGAATATATTGGCGGATGAATTAGTCGTTGTTGTTCTTGTTTCTTTAGTCCCCTTAGTAATCCCTATACCGGTCATGTTTCTTGGATTATTTACAAGTGGTATTCAAGCTCTTATTTTTGCAACATTAGTCGCAGCCTATATAGGTGAATCCATGGAGGGTCATCATTGA
- the LOC123067393 gene encoding ATP synthase subunit alpha, chloroplastic-like has protein sequence MATLRVDEIHKILRERIEQYNRKVGIENIGRVVQVGDGIARIIGLGEIMSGELVEFAEGTRGIALNLESKNVGIVLMGDGLMIQEGSFVKATGRIAQIPVSEAYLGRVVNALAKPIDGKGEIIASESRLIESPAPSIISRRSVYKPLQTGLIAIDSMIPIGRGQRELIIGDRQTGKTAVATNTILNQKGQGVICVYVAIGQRASSVAQVVTAFHEEGAMEYTIVVAEMADSPATLQYLAPYTGAALAEYFMYRERHTLIIYDDLSKQAQAYRQMSLLLRRPPGREAYPGDVFYLHSRLLERAAKLNSLLGEGSMTALPIVETQSGDVSAYIPTNVISITDGQIFLSADPFNAGIRPAINVGISVSRVGSAAQIKAMKQVAGKSKLELAQFAELQAFAQFASALDKTSQNQLARGRRLRELLKQSQANPLPVEEQIATIYTGTRGYLDSLEIEQVNKFLDELRKHLKDTKPQFQEIISSSKTFTEQAEILLKEAIQEQLERFSLQ, from the coding sequence ATGGCAACCCTTCGAGTCGACGAAATTCATAAAATTCTCCGCGAACGTATTGAACAATATAATAGGAAAGTAGGGATTGAGAATATAGGTCGCGTAGTTCAAGTGGGGGATGGGATTGCTCGTATTATAGGTCTTGGTGAAATAATGTCAGGTGAATTAGTCGAATTTGCAGAAGGTACTAGGGGTATTGCTCTGAATTTGGAATCCAAAAATGTTGGGATTGTATTAATGGGCGATGGGTTGATGATACAAGAGGGAAGTTTTGTAAAAGCAACAGGAAGAATTGCTCAGATACCCGTGAGTGAGGCTTACTTGGGTCGTGTTGTAAATGCTCTGGCTAAACCTATTGATGGGAAAGGCGAAATTATAGCTTCCGAATCTCGCTTAATTGAATCTCCTGCTCCAAGTATAATTTCCAGGCGTTCCGTATACAAACCTCTTCAAACAGGGCTTATTGCTATCGATTCGATGATCCCTATAGGGCGCGGTCAGCGAGAGTTAATTATTGGGGACAGACAGACTGGCAAAACAGCAGTAGCCACAAATACAATTCTCAATCAAAAAGGGCAAGGTGTAATATGTGTTTATGTAGCTATCGGTCAAAGAGCATCCTCCGTAGCTCAAGTAGTAACTGCTTTCCATGAGGAGGGGGCCATGGAATACACTATTGTAGTAGCTGAAATGGCGGATTCACCTGCTACATTACAATACCTCGCTCCTTATACGGGAGCAGCCCTGGCTGAGTATTTTATGTACCGCGAACGGCATACTTTAATAATTTATGATGATCTCTCCAAACAGGCACAAGCTTATCGCCAAATGTCCCTTCTATTAAGAAGACCTCCCGGCCGTGAGGCTTATCCAGGGGATGTTTTTTATTTGCATTCACGCCTTTTAGAAAGAGCCGCTAAATTAAATTCTCTTTTAGGCGAAGGAAGTATGACCGCTTTACCAATAGTTGAGACTCAATCTGGAGACGTTTCCGCCTATATTCCTACTAATGTAATCTCCATTACAGATGGACAAATATTCTTATCTGCGGATCCATTCAATGCCGGAATTCGACCCGCTATTAATGTGGGTATTTCTGTTTCCAGAGTAGGATCCGCGGCTCAAATTAAAGCCATGAAACAAGTAGCTGGCAAATCAAAATTGGAACTAGCTCAATTCGCAGAGTTACAAGCCTTTGCACAATTCGCCTCTGCTCTCGATAAAACAAGTCAGAATCAATTGGCAAGGGGTCGACGATTAAGGGAATTGCTTAAACAATCCCAGGCAAATCCTCTCCCAGTGGAAGAGCAGATAGCTACTATTTATACCGGAACAAGAGGATATCTTGATTCGTTAGAAATTGAACAGGTAAATAAATTTCTGGATGAGTTACGTAAACATCTAAAAGATACTAAACCTCAATTCCAAGAAATTATATCTTCTAGCAAGACATTCACCGAGCAAGCGGAAATCCTTTTGAAGGAAGCTATTCAGGAACAGCTGGAACGGTTTTCTCTTCAGTAA
- the LOC123067404 gene encoding photosystem I P700 chlorophyll a apoprotein A2-like yields MYSLPPYAFIAQDFTTQAALYTHHQYIAGFIMTGAFAHGAIFFITDYNPEQNEDNVLARMLDHKEAIISHLSWASLFLGFHTLGLYVHNDVMLAFGTPEKQILIEPIFAQWIQSAHGKTTYGFDILLSSTNGPAFNAGRSLWLPGWLNAVNENSNSLFLTIGPGDFLVHHAIALGLHTTTLFLVKGALDARGSKLMPDKKDFGYSFPCDGPGRGGTCDISAWDAFYLAVFWMLNTIGWVTFYWHWKHITLWQGNVSQFNESSTYLMGWLRDYLWLNSSQLINGYNPFGMNSLSVWAWMFLFGHLVWATGFMFLISWRGYWQELIETLAWSHERTPLANLIRWRDKPVALSIVQARLVGLAHFSVGYIFTYAAFLIASTSGKFG; encoded by the coding sequence ATGTACTCTTTACCTCCTTATGCATTCATAGCACAAGACTTTACTACTCAAGCTGCTTTATATACTCATCACCAATATATTGCAGGGTTCATCATGACAGGGGCTTTTGCTCATGGAGCTATTTTTTTCATTACGGATTACAATCCGGAACAGAATGAGGATAATGTATTGGCAAGAATGTTAGACCATAAAGAAGCTATCATATCTCATTTAAGTTGGGCTAGCCTCTTTCTAGGATTCCATACCTTGGGCCTTTATGTTCATAACGACGTCATGCTTGCTTTTGGTACTCCAGAAAAGCAAATCTTGATCGAACCTATATTTGCCCAATGGATACAATCTGCTCATGGCAAGACGACATATGGGTTCGATATACTCTTATCTTCAACGAATGGCCCCGCTTTCAATGCGGGTCGAAGCCTATGGTTGCCCGGATGGTTGAATGCTGTTAATGAGAATAGTAATTCGCTTTTCTTAACAATAGGACCTGGGGATTTCTTGGTTCATCATGCTATTGCTCTAGGTTTGCATACAACTACATTGTTTTTAGTAAAGGGCGCTTTAGATGCACGCGGTTCCAAATTAATGCCGGATAAAAAGGATTTTGGATATAGTTTTCCTTGTGACGGCCCAGGGCGCGGCGGTACTTGTGATATTTCTGCTTGGGACGCATTTTATTTGGCAGTTTTCTGGATGTTAAATACCATTGGGTGGGTTACTTTTTATTGGCATTGGAAACATATCACATTATGGCAGGGCAACGTTTCACAATTTAATGAATCCTCCACTTATTTGATGGGATGGTTAAGAGATTACCTATGGTTAAACTCTTCACAACTTATCAATGGATATAATCCTTTTGGGATGAATAGTTTATCGGTATGGGCGTGGATGTTCTTATTTGGACATCTTGTTTGGGCTACTGGATTTATGTTCTTAATTTCCTGGCGGGGGTATTGGCAGGAATTAATTGAGACTTTAGCATGGTCTCATGAACGCACACCTTTAGCTAATTTAATTCGCTGGAGAGATAAGCCCGTGGCTCTTTCCATTGTGCAAGCAAGATTGGTTGGATTAGCTCACTTTTCCGTGGGTTATATATTCACTTATGCAGCTTTCTTGATTGCCTCAACATCAGGCAAGTTTGGTTAA
- the LOC123067415 gene encoding photosystem I P700 chlorophyll a apoprotein A2-like, which yields MELRFPRFSQGLAQDPTTRRIWFGIATAHDFESHDDITEERLYQNIFASHFGQLAIIFLWTSGNLFHVAWQGNFESWIQDPLHVRPIAHAIWDPHFGQPAVEAFTRGGAAGPVNIAYSGVYQWWYTIGLRTNEDLYTGALFLLFLSTLSLIAGWLHLQPKWKPSLSWFKNAESRLNHHLSGLFGVSSLAWTGHLVHVAIPASRGEYVRWNNFLDVLPYPQGLGPLLMGQWNLYAQNPDSSNHLFGTAQGAGTAILTLLGGFHPQTQSLWLTGMAHHHLAIAFIFLIAGHMYRTNFGIGHSIKDLLEAHTPPGGLIRAWA from the coding sequence ATGGAATTAAGATTTCCCAGGTTTAGCCAAGGCTTAGCTCAGGACCCCACTACTCGTCGTATTTGGTTTGGTATTGCTACCGCACATGATTTCGAAAGTCATGATGATATTACTGAAGAACGTCTTTATCAGAACATTTTTGCTTCTCACTTTGGGCAATTAGCAATAATCTTTCTATGGACGTCCGGAAATCTGTTTCATGTAGCTTGGCAAGGAAATTTTGAATCATGGATACAGGATCCTTTACACGTAAGACCTATTGCTCATGCGATTTGGGATCCTCATTTTGGTCAACCCGCTGTGGAAGCCTTTACTCGAGGAGGTGCTGCTGGTCCAGTGAATATTGCTTATTCTGGGGTTTATCAGTGGTGGTATACAATAGGATTACGCACCAATGAGGATCTTTATACTGGAGCTCTTTTTCTATTATTTCTTTCTACGCTGTCCTTAATAGCGGGTTGGTTACATCTACAACCCAAATGGAAACCAAGCCTTTCGTGGTTCAAAAACGCGGAATCTCGTCTCAATCATCATTTGTCAGGACTTTTCGGGGTAAGTTCTTTGGCTTGGACAGGACATTTAGTTCATGTTGCTATTCCCGCATCCAGGGGGGAGTACGTTCGATGGAATAATTTCTTAGATGTATTACCCTATCCCCAGGGGTTGGGACCCCTTTTGATGGGTCAATGGAATCTTTATGCCCAAAACCCTGATTCGAGTAATCATTTATTTGGTACCGCTCAAGGAGCCGGAACTGCCATTCTAACTCTTCTTGGGGGATTCCATCCACAAACACAAAGTTTGTGGCTGACCGGTATGGCTCACCATCATTTAGCTATTGCATTTATTTTTCTCATTGCCGGTCACATGTATCGAACTAACTTCGGAATTGGGCACAGTATTAAAGATCTTTTAGAAGCGCATACTCCTCCGGGGGGGTTGATTAGGGCGTGGGCATAA